One window of Candidatus Chlorobium masyuteum genomic DNA carries:
- a CDS encoding sigma-54-dependent transcriptional regulator has protein sequence MDQVEKMATFSPMNVLIVDDEMNIRKTMKMFFDLLHHKVTTVSNPKDALLEAGLQIFDLAFVDIRLGLESGLDLVSSLLAKLPRMKIVVITAFASVDTAVEAMKRGAVDYLPKPFMPDQLKLVLERVEALRTLELRINLLQDDLDRNDPDVSLSSTHPPMQRMIELARQVSASDAVLLLLGPSGSGKTMLARLIHRWSHRTDKPFGVISCPSLSQELLESELFGHVKGAFTGALRDNPGRVAGCEGGTLFLDEIGDLPLSIQSKLLRFIQEREYEHVGDQRTRKANVRIIAATNANLKSAVAAGSFREDLYYRLNVIQITLPSLAERSGDIEAVAGNMLAFFNAQNHKAIQGFSPEVLKIFRDYGWPGNIRELRNVVERAVILCTTTMIGEELLPDSMASAVQPQIRIGDRIKLEAIEELHIRRVLASTSSVHEAAEVLEIDKATLWRKRKQFGI, from the coding sequence ATGGACCAAGTTGAAAAAATGGCAACATTTTCACCGATGAACGTGCTGATCGTGGATGATGAGATGAACATCAGAAAAACAATGAAGATGTTTTTCGATCTGCTGCATCACAAGGTCACGACAGTCTCAAATCCAAAGGATGCACTGCTTGAAGCGGGGCTCCAGATTTTCGATCTTGCATTTGTGGATATCAGGTTAGGTCTGGAGAGTGGACTTGATCTTGTTTCTTCGCTTCTTGCCAAGTTGCCCAGGATGAAGATCGTGGTCATAACGGCATTTGCATCTGTTGATACTGCAGTTGAAGCGATGAAACGAGGAGCGGTTGACTATCTCCCCAAACCATTTATGCCGGACCAGCTCAAGCTTGTTCTTGAAAGAGTGGAGGCTCTTCGAACACTGGAGCTCCGCATTAATCTCCTCCAGGACGATCTGGACCGTAACGATCCGGATGTATCACTGAGCTCCACTCATCCTCCAATGCAGAGGATGATAGAACTTGCCCGGCAGGTTTCCGCTTCCGATGCCGTTCTCCTGCTTCTCGGACCGAGTGGCTCGGGAAAAACCATGCTTGCGCGGCTCATCCACCGCTGGAGCCATCGAACCGATAAACCATTCGGTGTTATTTCCTGCCCATCCCTCAGTCAGGAACTTCTGGAAAGCGAGTTGTTCGGTCATGTCAAAGGAGCGTTTACCGGCGCACTCAGGGACAATCCGGGACGTGTTGCCGGTTGCGAGGGCGGGACTTTGTTTCTTGACGAGATAGGTGATCTGCCGCTTTCTATCCAGTCGAAACTGCTTCGTTTCATCCAGGAGCGGGAATATGAACATGTCGGCGATCAGCGCACCAGGAAAGCAAATGTGCGGATCATCGCCGCTACCAATGCCAATCTGAAGTCGGCGGTAGCTGCGGGCAGTTTCAGGGAGGATCTCTACTATCGCCTTAATGTTATTCAGATAACGCTTCCATCACTTGCCGAGCGATCCGGAGATATCGAAGCCGTGGCAGGCAATATGCTTGCTTTTTTCAATGCCCAGAATCACAAAGCCATTCAGGGGTTCAGCCCTGAGGTGCTGAAGATTTTCAGAGATTATGGCTGGCCCGGCAACATTCGCGAGCTTCGAAATGTGGTTGAACGGGCGGTGATTCTCTGTACAACGACAATGATCGGAGAGGAACTTCTTCCTGACTCCATGGCTTCAGCTGTGCAGCCGCAAATCAGAATTGGTGACCGAATAAAACTGGAAGCAATCGAGGAGCTGCATATTCGAAGGGTGCTTGCTTCAACTTCCTCGGTTCATGAAGCCGCAGAGGTATTGGAGATTGACAAGGCAACTCTTTGGCGAAAACGCAAGCAGTTCGGAATATAA
- a CDS encoding NAD(P)-dependent alcohol dehydrogenase, with translation MTMNVLGYAAHSALDALAPYRFERREPRPDDVVIEILYCGVCHSDLHQARNDWGGSSYPIVPGHEIIGRVLSVGPEVTRFREGDHAGVGCMVDSCRHCAPCEAGLEQYCHEGATFTYNAVDRHDHTPTFGGYSEKIVVPESFVLKVPEGVDLKSAAPLLCAGITTWSPLRHWKIGKGSKVAVIGLGGLGHMALKLAKALGAEVTLFTRSENKRDDGRRLGADTIVLSTDQRQMASVKGCFELIIDTVPSVHDLNPYIPALSLDGTLVLVGYLGDLNPMLNTVPLIMGRKSVAGSVIGGIAETQELLDFCGEHGITSDIEVIRIQDINEAYERMLKSDVKYRFVIDMASLKA, from the coding sequence ATGACAATGAATGTACTTGGTTATGCGGCTCATTCCGCCCTTGATGCATTGGCCCCGTATCGTTTTGAACGTCGTGAACCCCGGCCGGACGATGTGGTTATCGAGATCCTCTACTGCGGTGTCTGCCACTCCGATCTGCATCAGGCACGTAATGACTGGGGAGGGAGCAGTTACCCGATTGTGCCGGGCCATGAAATTATCGGTCGTGTTCTGAGCGTCGGCCCGGAGGTGACCCGCTTCAGGGAGGGCGATCATGCCGGTGTCGGCTGCATGGTTGACTCGTGCAGGCATTGCGCCCCGTGTGAAGCCGGTCTGGAGCAGTATTGCCATGAGGGTGCGACCTTCACCTATAATGCTGTTGATCGCCATGATCACACTCCTACTTTCGGCGGTTACAGTGAAAAAATTGTCGTCCCGGAAAGTTTTGTCCTGAAAGTGCCCGAAGGTGTTGATCTGAAAAGCGCCGCTCCCCTTCTCTGTGCAGGGATCACCACCTGGTCACCCCTTCGTCACTGGAAGATTGGCAAGGGCAGTAAGGTTGCGGTTATCGGTCTGGGAGGTCTCGGTCATATGGCCCTGAAGCTGGCAAAAGCGCTCGGAGCCGAAGTCACGCTCTTTACCCGTTCTGAAAACAAGAGAGATGATGGACGCCGCCTTGGAGCCGATACCATAGTGCTCTCCACCGACCAACGACAGATGGCTTCGGTCAAAGGGTGCTTCGAGCTGATTATCGATACCGTCCCCTCTGTTCATGATCTCAATCCCTATATACCCGCACTCTCTTTGGACGGTACACTGGTGCTGGTCGGCTACCTTGGCGATCTGAATCCGATGCTGAACACGGTGCCCTTGATCATGGGTCGCAAATCGGTAGCCGGTTCGGTTATTGGAGGAATTGCTGAAACCCAGGAGCTGCTTGATTTCTGCGGCGAGCACGGTATCACTTCGGATATCGAGGTTATCAGGATTCAGGATATCAATGAAGCGTATGAGCGCATGCTGAAGAGTGACGTGAAATACCGATTTGTGATCGACATGGCCTCTCTCAAGGCGTGA
- a CDS encoding DUF4405 domain-containing protein produces the protein MKKKFCWRAFISLGLFITLLMMLVSGVILYISPPGRVANWTDWRMIGLTKRGWQNQHTIFGFAFLLLSLFHLFFINWKAFLCYLKLKSSEGFKRPAELVAITVIAVIFAIGTHVDMPPFSAIIKFGDSRANSWERREKQAPVPHAELMTLIQLAEQPGLGGDPDSLVKKLEKAGLKVASKNQTLADIATMNGKSAEEVYAAVAPAETGSHRLQGGGFGKKTLQEIADEAGVSATSLQLALRQKGIDAEIDSPLKSIAERNTIEMNELRKTVETMISR, from the coding sequence ATGAAAAAAAAATTCTGCTGGCGGGCGTTTATAAGCCTTGGTCTTTTTATTACCCTGCTCATGATGCTGGTTTCAGGGGTTATCCTCTACATCTCACCTCCTGGCAGGGTTGCCAACTGGACGGACTGGCGTATGATCGGATTGACCAAAAGGGGATGGCAGAATCAGCACACTATTTTCGGGTTTGCCTTTCTCTTGCTCTCTCTCTTTCACCTCTTTTTTATTAACTGGAAAGCGTTTCTCTGTTACCTGAAACTTAAAAGCAGTGAAGGTTTTAAACGCCCAGCAGAGTTGGTTGCCATAACGGTTATTGCTGTGATTTTCGCAATAGGAACACATGTTGATATGCCCCCTTTTTCTGCAATCATTAAATTTGGCGACTCAAGAGCAAACTCCTGGGAGCGGAGGGAAAAGCAGGCTCCGGTGCCGCACGCTGAACTCATGACCCTTATTCAACTTGCAGAGCAACCGGGGCTTGGCGGCGATCCCGACTCATTGGTTAAAAAGCTGGAAAAGGCAGGGCTGAAAGTCGCTTCAAAAAATCAGACGCTTGCTGATATTGCCACCATGAATGGAAAGAGTGCTGAAGAGGTTTATGCCGCTGTTGCTCCTGCTGAAACCGGAAGCCATAGATTACAGGGCGGAGGTTTCGGCAAAAAAACATTGCAGGAGATAGCCGATGAGGCTGGTGTTTCGGCGACCTCACTCCAGCTTGCACTTCGTCAAAAAGGTATTGATGCAGAAATTGATTCCCCCCTCAAATCTATCGCGGAACGCAATACCATTGAGATGAACGAACTGCGAAAAACAGTGGAGACGATGATTTCCAGATAG
- a CDS encoding cytochrome c, translating to MKKIMSICVLSGFLSGLSPASMTAATLSGEAIFNRNCSVCHSVAPPPKSAPPIIPLSNRYHLQFHTKKEGVNHIVAYLKAPSKAKAVDPQAITRFGLMPPLRLPDAELSAVAEWVWDQYNPNMGMGRGMGQGMGRKW from the coding sequence ATGAAAAAAATTATGTCAATCTGTGTTCTGTCCGGTTTTTTATCGGGGCTTTCACCAGCCAGCATGACGGCAGCAACATTGAGCGGTGAGGCAATTTTTAACCGGAATTGCAGTGTCTGCCATTCCGTTGCTCCTCCACCGAAATCCGCGCCGCCGATTATACCGCTCTCCAACCGATACCATCTACAGTTCCACACAAAAAAAGAGGGTGTCAATCATATAGTTGCTTATCTGAAAGCTCCCAGCAAGGCGAAAGCGGTTGATCCCCAGGCAATTACTCGATTTGGACTGATGCCACCTCTCCGCCTGCCGGATGCCGAGTTGAGCGCCGTAGCGGAGTGGGTATGGGATCAATACAACCCGAACATGGGTATGGGCAGGGGAATGGGTCAGGGAATGGGACGAAAATGGTGA
- a CDS encoding sigma-54-dependent transcriptional regulator has protein sequence MDYTILVVEDEPVQLESLAGFLSKQGYRVLKAANPEQAILNIRNSAVDIVLSDFRMPGMSGVKLLEAIKEINPSIQVIIMTAYGTVESATDAMKLGAADYITKPIDLYRLQVLIRNIVERKQLISENHLLRQQLTERFSVDGIIAESSAMSQVLNVAGRIADSNASVLITGETGTGKELIARSVHFSGSRHNQPFVAVNCAALPDTLLESELFGHEKGAFTGADRQRKGRFETAEGGTLFIDEVGEIPLSLQVKLLRVLQEKTFERIGSNIPIQANTRIVAATNRDLEAMIREGTFRQDLFYRLNVVSIRIPPLRDRREDIPPLVDGFVRRFASENNKRIAGISREAMDCLMKYSYPGNVRELENIIQQSVVLTRGETIMQSDLPVRLNESPKSSKPVMSGEETFPEKVEAFEKSLILDALSESGQVQTKAAELLGISERHLRYKLKKYGMK, from the coding sequence ATGGATTATACGATTCTGGTGGTCGAAGACGAGCCGGTGCAACTGGAGAGCCTTGCGGGTTTTCTTTCCAAGCAGGGTTACCGGGTGCTGAAGGCTGCTAACCCTGAACAGGCAATTCTGAACATCCGGAACAGTGCGGTCGATATCGTGCTCTCCGATTTCAGGATGCCCGGCATGAGCGGGGTAAAACTTCTTGAAGCCATCAAGGAGATAAATCCCTCAATACAGGTTATCATCATGACTGCCTACGGTACGGTGGAATCAGCAACCGATGCCATGAAACTTGGAGCTGCCGATTACATCACCAAGCCGATCGACCTCTACCGCTTGCAGGTGCTGATACGCAATATTGTTGAACGAAAACAGCTTATCAGTGAAAATCACCTGCTACGTCAGCAACTCACCGAGCGTTTCAGTGTTGATGGAATCATAGCTGAATCCAGTGCGATGAGCCAGGTGCTCAATGTGGCAGGCAGGATCGCCGACAGCAATGCTTCAGTGCTGATTACCGGCGAAACCGGTACAGGCAAGGAGTTGATTGCCCGAAGCGTACATTTTTCCGGCTCGCGTCACAACCAACCATTCGTTGCAGTTAATTGTGCGGCACTTCCGGATACGCTCCTTGAAAGCGAGCTTTTCGGGCATGAAAAAGGGGCTTTTACCGGAGCCGACCGGCAAAGGAAAGGTCGATTTGAAACCGCTGAAGGAGGTACGCTCTTCATTGATGAGGTGGGTGAAATTCCTCTTTCCCTCCAGGTCAAGCTGCTCAGGGTATTGCAGGAGAAAACATTTGAACGCATCGGCAGCAATATTCCGATCCAGGCCAATACCCGCATTGTCGCCGCCACAAACCGGGACCTCGAAGCAATGATCAGAGAGGGTACCTTTCGCCAGGACCTCTTCTATCGGCTCAATGTTGTTTCCATACGAATTCCGCCTCTCAGGGATCGACGTGAAGATATTCCTCCACTGGTTGACGGCTTTGTGCGTCGCTTTGCATCGGAAAACAACAAACGGATTGCCGGAATATCACGAGAGGCGATGGACTGTCTTATGAAATACTCCTATCCCGGAAACGTCCGGGAACTTGAAAACATCATTCAGCAGTCAGTCGTGCTTACGCGCGGCGAAACCATCATGCAAAGCGATCTTCCCGTCAGGCTCAATGAGTCTCCAAAGAGCTCAAAACCGGTGATGTCAGGCGAAGAAACCTTTCCGGAAAAGGTGGAAGCCTTCGAGAAGTCTTTAATTCTTGATGCACTCAGTGAGTCTGGTCAGGTGCAGACAAAAGCTGCCGAGCTCCTTGGTATCAGCGAACGGCACCTGCGTTACAAGCTCAAAAAGTACGGCATGAAATAA
- a CDS encoding sensor histidine kinase: MTRRNKQQWHPLPIPPNYLAGMFFLLVMAFSATAFLHYKARMEEIENLMHEESSLLIHFLTEGAETALIGYNEINGLITGGLADQLRLIERMDSQKALTSENLTEIAGKSGMYRITIVDRNGNRIAWNTPPDHQPLFRNCEPASQLMPILSGKKEVINLGIRESESGKGPRLVVAVARRRGGAIVGNVDVTRLLAMQKQIGPGRLIQRTGIDAAGIAYIIWQDSSAIIAATSNVTEAETIQSDPILSRAFEQKRSTTRFTTFNGKQVFEVIKPFFYQGSRFGLLRIGLKTDPFMEAAEKLQIRIILLLGLASIGGLAVFNLILTRRNELRVKDALLGEKLFSSSILENMADSVIAVNTGGNITLLNSSAEKLLNITGAGAIGNSLSAIFPECGKLIMEFMNRQITASTKEFDCRINNTQFILAGHFSMINGTENYPDGAFVVLRDMTVQRSMQRVIERQEKLTAMGELASGVAHEIRNPLNAIGVLGQRLDMEFSPAEEREEYHHLVRAIVSEVHRVNAIIQRFLKFARPPKLMLMPTDLDDFITQYRPVLEGEAETVGVRFTLKAFSGCQIAIDRAQMQQVLLNLVRNAVEATEPGGEVTVTTGQRNGNAFIEVADTGRGIPEELRSQIFNLYFTSKEDGTGMGLSIANQIVQSHGGVIEVESLENRGSIFRIVLPRS; encoded by the coding sequence ATGACACGCAGGAACAAACAACAGTGGCATCCGCTGCCAATCCCGCCAAACTATCTTGCAGGGATGTTTTTCTTGTTGGTCATGGCGTTCTCCGCTACTGCCTTTCTGCACTATAAAGCCCGCATGGAAGAGATTGAGAACCTGATGCACGAGGAGTCATCACTGCTGATTCATTTTCTTACCGAAGGCGCAGAAACAGCACTGATCGGCTATAACGAGATCAACGGTCTCATCACCGGCGGGCTTGCTGATCAGTTGCGACTGATAGAGCGCATGGACAGCCAGAAAGCGTTAACATCCGAAAATCTTACTGAAATTGCCGGTAAAAGCGGAATGTACCGGATCACTATTGTTGACCGTAACGGTAATCGAATTGCATGGAACACACCGCCCGATCACCAACCGCTTTTTCGGAACTGTGAACCAGCAAGTCAGCTCATGCCGATCCTTTCCGGAAAAAAAGAGGTAATCAACCTCGGAATCAGGGAGAGTGAATCCGGCAAAGGGCCCCGACTGGTCGTTGCCGTTGCCAGACGGCGGGGTGGTGCGATTGTCGGCAATGTTGATGTAACAAGGCTTCTCGCCATGCAGAAGCAGATCGGGCCGGGAAGACTTATTCAGCGAACAGGTATTGATGCTGCCGGGATTGCCTATATCATCTGGCAGGACTCCTCTGCTATCATTGCCGCGACTTCCAATGTAACCGAAGCCGAAACCATACAGTCTGACCCGATCCTGTCGCGAGCTTTTGAACAGAAGAGATCGACCACAAGGTTTACCACATTCAATGGCAAACAGGTTTTTGAGGTGATTAAACCGTTTTTCTACCAGGGCAGCAGGTTCGGATTGCTTCGCATCGGACTGAAAACCGATCCGTTTATGGAGGCGGCAGAGAAGCTGCAAATCCGCATTATACTGCTTCTGGGTCTTGCATCCATAGGAGGTCTGGCGGTATTCAACCTTATCCTTACACGACGCAATGAATTGAGGGTCAAGGATGCCCTGCTTGGTGAAAAGCTCTTCTCCTCCTCCATTCTCGAAAATATGGCGGATTCAGTCATAGCCGTAAACACGGGGGGGAACATTACCCTGCTCAACAGCTCAGCAGAAAAACTTTTAAACATAACAGGGGCCGGTGCCATCGGCAACTCTCTCAGTGCTATTTTTCCCGAATGTGGAAAATTGATCATGGAGTTTATGAACCGCCAGATAACGGCAAGCACCAAAGAGTTCGATTGCCGCATCAACAACACTCAATTCATCCTTGCAGGACATTTCAGTATGATCAACGGTACGGAGAACTACCCTGACGGGGCGTTTGTCGTGTTGCGGGATATGACGGTACAGCGCTCAATGCAGCGGGTGATCGAGCGTCAGGAAAAACTCACCGCCATGGGTGAACTTGCTTCCGGGGTGGCACATGAAATCCGCAATCCGCTCAACGCTATCGGTGTTCTGGGGCAGCGGCTTGACATGGAGTTTTCTCCGGCTGAAGAGAGAGAGGAGTATCATCATCTGGTTCGAGCTATCGTTTCCGAAGTACACCGGGTCAATGCCATCATCCAGCGATTCCTGAAATTTGCCCGCCCTCCGAAGCTCATGCTGATGCCAACAGATCTGGATGATTTTATTACGCAATACCGACCCGTACTGGAGGGTGAAGCCGAGACTGTGGGAGTGCGCTTTACGCTGAAAGCTTTTTCCGGTTGCCAAATTGCTATCGACAGGGCTCAAATGCAGCAGGTATTGCTCAATCTTGTCCGGAATGCAGTCGAAGCGACAGAGCCGGGTGGGGAAGTGACCGTCACGACAGGTCAGCGCAACGGCAATGCGTTCATTGAGGTTGCCGATACCGGCCGGGGAATTCCCGAGGAGTTGCGCTCTCAGATATTCAATCTCTATTTTACCTCAAAGGAGGATGGTACCGGAATGGGTCTGAGCATAGCCAACCAGATTGTCCAGTCACACGGGGGAGTTATTGAAGTCGAAAGTCTTGAAAACAGGGGGAGCATTTTCAGAATCGTGCTGCCCCGGTCATGA
- a CDS encoding YgaP family membrane protein — MQKNVGQTDKIIRIVIGVAIIAAGVINQSWWGAVGVIPLLTAFTGFCPLYTLIKTSTCGSCGCGDKPRDNSSCKP; from the coding sequence ATGCAGAAAAATGTTGGTCAAACAGATAAAATAATCCGGATTGTTATCGGGGTTGCCATTATTGCCGCAGGAGTCATCAATCAGTCGTGGTGGGGAGCTGTTGGCGTTATACCGCTTCTGACCGCGTTTACAGGATTTTGTCCGCTCTATACCCTGATCAAGACCTCTACCTGCGGAAGTTGCGGTTGTGGTGATAAACCAAGGGACAATAGCTCATGCAAGCCCTGA
- a CDS encoding fibrobacter succinogenes major paralogous domain-containing protein, which produces MAVITSNGVTLCRSGAFSVTRLVTLLLLLAGCSSRPEKVVDQDGNSYSAVQIGSMVWTGKNLDVAHYRNGDAIPEVKDPEAWALLKTGAWCYNSNRLENGKIYGKLYNWYAVKDPRGLAPKGWHVASDAEWSKLGELLGGSENAGGAIKSATLWRAEQGSVAGKSGFEALPGGARRDNDGYFMPPGEYSRLWSSTESGASSALGRSLGYYDAALRRGMANKNIGFSVRCVKD; this is translated from the coding sequence ATGGCGGTGATAACAAGTAACGGTGTAACACTTTGCCGATCAGGGGCGTTTTCTGTAACCAGATTGGTTACTCTCTTGCTTTTGCTGGCAGGTTGCAGCAGCCGTCCTGAAAAGGTGGTTGATCAGGACGGAAACAGCTACAGTGCTGTTCAGATTGGATCGATGGTATGGACAGGTAAAAATCTTGATGTGGCACACTACCGGAATGGTGATGCAATTCCTGAAGTGAAGGATCCCGAAGCGTGGGCGCTTCTGAAAACAGGAGCGTGGTGTTACAACAGTAACCGGCTTGAAAATGGAAAAATCTACGGTAAACTCTATAACTGGTATGCGGTTAAAGATCCAAGAGGTCTTGCCCCGAAGGGGTGGCATGTAGCCTCCGATGCTGAATGGAGCAAGCTCGGGGAGCTGCTTGGCGGAAGTGAAAATGCCGGCGGAGCTATAAAATCGGCAACACTCTGGAGGGCAGAGCAGGGTAGTGTTGCCGGTAAAAGCGGCTTTGAGGCTCTTCCGGGTGGAGCCAGACGGGATAATGACGGATACTTTATGCCGCCGGGTGAATACAGCAGACTATGGTCTTCAACTGAATCCGGGGCAAGCAGTGCATTGGGCCGGTCACTCGGCTACTACGATGCGGCTCTGAGGAGAGGGATGGCCAACAAGAATATTGGCTTTTCAGTTCGATGCGTCAAGGATTGA
- a CDS encoding type I restriction enzyme endonuclease domain-containing protein: MNLSKSMNDEEERHVRENMSEEELVILDILTRPAPELTAEERNEVKKVARELLARLKGLLVLNWRHKIEARSQLKLAIEDTLDYGLPRAYTPELYRQKCSALFEHVYESYPERNAGVYA, from the coding sequence GTGAATCTTTCAAAAAGCATGAACGACGAAGAGGAGCGCCATGTACGTGAAAATATGAGCGAAGAGGAGCTGGTTATTCTCGACATCCTTACCCGTCCGGCACCAGAACTCACTGCAGAGGAGCGCAATGAGGTCAAAAAGGTTGCTCGTGAACTGCTTGCAAGACTCAAGGGATTGCTTGTACTGAACTGGCGCCACAAAATCGAGGCCCGCTCACAGTTGAAACTTGCAATCGAAGATACCCTTGACTACGGTCTCCCCAGAGCCTACACACCGGAACTCTACCGCCAGAAATGCTCCGCCCTTTTCGAGCATGTCTACGAAAGCTATCCCGAACGCAATGCCGGGGTCTACGCATAG
- a CDS encoding IS3 family transposase, whose product MLRQHSPAPLEKKTGRTYGGPKGRLILEAHRLEIIPLIDEAHCNGARYHMACEVVGISLRTLQRWKHGALQDQRKGSKKRVVRKISLDIRDAIIEQCNNKRFRDQNPYEIVALLLNDGCYLASVRTFYRVLKERNLQHHRSNVRVRSRHAKPPEQKATASNQVYTWDITYMARTVKGLFFYAYVIMDIFDKNIIGWAVHEEESGRHSRDLFERTLKGRKITIRALHADNGSPMKGITLMALLQELKVEVSHSRPRTSNDNPFSESLFKTMKYRVNYPGRFESLDHARQWLALFVHWYNTEHLHSSIGYITPEEMRTGRAAAIFEQRNATMCQAHTEYPERWGSRPVKQWNVLREVVLNPDMVE is encoded by the coding sequence TTGCTGAGGCAGCACAGCCCTGCTCCTCTTGAAAAAAAAACTGGACGAACTTATGGAGGGCCAAAAGGACGACTGATCCTCGAAGCACACCGGCTGGAGATCATTCCCCTGATTGACGAAGCTCATTGCAATGGTGCCAGATATCATATGGCGTGCGAGGTTGTCGGTATCTCTCTGCGAACCCTGCAGCGATGGAAACATGGAGCATTGCAGGATCAACGCAAAGGATCAAAGAAACGGGTTGTCAGAAAGATCTCGTTGGACATTCGTGATGCAATCATAGAACAGTGTAACAACAAGCGTTTTCGTGATCAGAACCCGTATGAGATTGTCGCCCTGCTGCTCAATGATGGCTGTTATCTGGCATCGGTACGGACATTCTACCGAGTGCTCAAAGAACGAAACCTGCAGCATCATCGGAGCAACGTGAGAGTGCGCAGCAGACATGCAAAACCGCCGGAACAGAAGGCAACAGCATCGAATCAGGTATACACGTGGGACATAACCTATATGGCCCGTACGGTTAAGGGTTTGTTTTTCTATGCCTATGTCATCATGGATATCTTCGACAAGAATATCATCGGTTGGGCTGTTCATGAAGAAGAAAGCGGCAGGCACAGCAGGGATCTGTTCGAGAGAACTCTGAAAGGCAGAAAGATAACGATCAGAGCCCTGCATGCAGACAATGGAAGCCCGATGAAAGGCATTACGCTCATGGCGTTGCTTCAGGAACTCAAGGTTGAAGTATCACACAGCCGACCAAGAACAAGCAATGACAATCCGTTTAGCGAATCGCTCTTTAAAACAATGAAGTACCGGGTGAATTATCCCGGCCGGTTTGAAAGTCTGGATCATGCACGACAATGGCTGGCTTTGTTTGTACACTGGTATAACACCGAACATCTGCATTCATCGATTGGCTATATCACACCCGAAGAGATGCGAACAGGTCGGGCAGCAGCAATTTTTGAGCAGAGAAATGCGACGATGTGTCAGGCTCATACGGAATATCCAGAACGATGGGGATCAAGACCTGTCAAGCAATGGAATGTTCTCCGGGAAGTCGTGCTGAACCCGGATATGGTGGAATAA
- a CDS encoding transposase, which yields MGYSRAVRSSVLKKVLPPEARSIVEVSKETGINDQTIRNWIKKSESGILPDGSQESSPRFMTPKEKYQLVLEAAGIDNEQLGGFLRERGLHSEHLTIWDQEIREMIDNKNDKKDQELKALKKRNKELEKELQRKEKALAEAAQPCSS from the coding sequence ATGGGATATTCCCGAGCAGTGAGGTCAAGTGTACTGAAAAAAGTCTTGCCGCCTGAAGCGCGAAGTATCGTCGAGGTAAGCAAAGAAACCGGCATTAATGATCAGACAATCCGGAATTGGATCAAGAAGAGTGAATCGGGTATCTTACCGGATGGCAGCCAGGAGAGCAGCCCACGATTCATGACCCCGAAAGAGAAATACCAGTTGGTGCTTGAGGCTGCCGGCATTGATAATGAACAACTGGGCGGATTTCTCAGAGAACGTGGCCTGCACTCAGAACATTTAACGATCTGGGATCAGGAAATCCGGGAGATGATTGACAATAAAAACGATAAAAAGGATCAGGAGCTTAAAGCCTTAAAGAAGAGAAACAAAGAGCTTGAAAAGGAGCTTCAGCGAAAGGAAAAAGCCCTTGCTGAGGCAGCACAGCCCTGCTCCTCTTGA